TTCTGGTGACAAGATGAGGAAAGTATTAAAAATAGAAATATACCTTTGAAGCTATCCTCGCACGGTTCTGCATCATCTTGGCTTCCATGCGGACTTGCTCTAGCAAAGATTTCGAATCCAACTCTTGACGAtcgtgctgcaattttttatcAATGTCTGCACGTGCCTGCATATTCCTGGAGTCCATCTTTGCATGCTCAAGCTGTACAGTGTGGTCCATCTCATCCCGCACCTGCCGCAACTTCTGATCCATGTCCTTACGGATCTTCTTTATCTCCTTGACCATTTTATCACGCTCTAGCTTCAATGCATGATCCAAGGCACGTTCTTGCTTTACCTTAATGTCCATTTGTTGACAATCCAACGTCAACTTCTTATCCGTCTCTGCATCGATTTGCTTGATCTTGAGGTCCATATTGTCCCGCTCATGCTTTATCACCCCGTCTACAGCTGCACGTTCGTTGCTGACTTTCTTgtccatctcctccctctccaaGTGCATCTTCTTGTCCATCTCATCGAGCAAAGATTTCGAATCCATGGTCCCTACACCGTTAGATGAGATGTAAAAAAAACCTCAACGTTAGATCACATGAAAATAATATTTGTTTCAGCATGTTTTCAATCAAAATCAGAAATCAAGTAGATGCAATAGTCCGCATGTTTATCAGGTATTTGATTGAACTTGTATTGTTTGTCAGGTATGAGATTCGGACGGATTTGGCCGCAGAGGACCAGCGATGAGCACCCAAAGCGGCGCACTAGCATATAGCCTGTACAAAAAGCATGCCAGAAGATGGAGGGGCTTACCGGATGAGGCCGCTGGCGTCGGCCGGTGGAGCGggggcggggacggcggcagGACTACGGCCGAGGGCAGACGATGGTGGTTGCAGCTATGGGAGTCGAGTTGCGATCGAACGCGCAGGACCGTGCAGGTCGTGGGGAAACAAAACTGCGGACGTAGTTGCTTCCTAGCTAAATAGGGGGAACAAATCCAGGATCCTCTCCGTGAGAATCTCCCCTGATCGTGATAGACTTGGAgtagatctttttttttccctacgTTCTACTCCTACGTTGTACTAGTGTATTCCCAggattctcttttttttcgaataaaaaaaagagatgtaCTCCTACGTCGTACTAGTGTATCCAGAGCtaaaaatttgagacaagaattatgaatagataaaaaaaagatgtacTCCTACGCCCATAATTCATAGTAGTACGTGTATTTTTGAGTTCCGGATGACCAATACTACTAGTCATGGTTCCGGATGACCAATAGTGCTAGTCATGGTTCCGGATGACCAATAGTGCTAGTCATGCAAATGAAGCCTACGTCTTTACGACGAATAATGCTAGTGAGACTTGCCAAGCGCTGCATCTGCACCAAGAAAACCTTTCGGTTGTGTGGACAGGAAATTCCTATGACCGAAAAGGATGTGTCCCATATAATGGACATTCCGATTCAAGGGGAGGATATCTATAAACATACAGAAGGACAAGGATCAACAAACATGGACTTGTTTAATGCTTACCAGACTGACAATAGACTAATGCTGACAACCCTTGAGACCCTGATCAAAACCTCCACAACTCCTGATGATCACTTCATCAGGCATTTCGTTCTGTATGCCATTGGTATTATTTTAGCACCGACAGCAAACGACTATGTAGACCGCAAATATTTGGCCCTGGTTAAGGATGTGGCAGACATTCCCAAATTTAACTGGGGATGTTTCACATTGGCTCACTTGTTCGATTCCATCCGGAATTTTCAATACCTAGACCGAACAAGCCTTCAAGGAAATTTACCTTTGCTACAAGTAAGTGTTGTTACAGTAAAACACAATCAGTACATAAACTCGACAAATATCCCTATGAGTAAGTTCAGTATATTAACTACCACTTTTATGTAGTTCTGGTACTGGGAGCACGTCCATGCTGGGCCGGTCTCCTATGATCCTATATCCCCTCCGTTGATGACAAGATGGGATGAAGGCAACGCAGCACTAAGAGCAGCGGCCTATGTTAGTGGAGGACCAGATCGAGGAGAGGTGCTTTTATATGCACAACTATTTCATTTTAGCTTATTTAATTCTTATGACTGATGCATTCTACCTTTTGCAAGGTTACGATGAACATTTGTGATGACAATGGACGGATGAACATTCCCAATGCTCAACCTACCATGCCAGCAAATGAAAAGATACACGCGGATGGAGATTTCAGCTTCAAAGCACAACCAGGATATCTTCGTATTAGCAATCAACAAGTATGACCAACTAAGTCACACTCTTTTCAGTACCATAAAATCTCGCACTCAACTTACTCATTTAGTTTTGTACATTATTTATGTGACAGATGGACGCGATAATGCAAACTATCTCCTGGCAAAGACTAGAAATCGAGAAAAAAATAGGCAGACAGCTACTGGACATGGAGCACAAAATTGATTCCAGAATTCTCGCCTTGACTGAGGAGGTCGGAGAAATTAGGACACAAAATGCTACCAAAACAAGGTTGTCTAAGGTGGAGGATGAACTCATCGAGGTCAAAAGAGAATTCCAGGTATCTGATACCACTAACATCGGTTTAAAATGCATCTTCCCATGGATATATATTCATTGCATGTATTTCGTGGTCCAGAGATTTAGGCAAATGGTTCATGGCAACACGCAACCAACGTCTACGGCTGCATTTGTCCCGGTGAGAATTGTAGGCCTATATTACTTGCTAATAAGAACAAATTTATGATCAATCATTCTTATAGGAACAAGACGACGTTATTAATGGCAAGGTTGCACCAACTCCTCGTTTTCAACCATCTAGGAATGCTGCTACAACACCCTGTGATGATCACATGGAAATCAACAAGCACCCGGAGAAAGATGTCACCAACAAACTCACCCCACCGCGCATGCCTGTATTCGACAGTGACTACATGTTGACAAACGAAGACATAAAGGTCGCGGCTTTCATCCGCCAAAGTTGCCCCCTGGCTGAAGTAGTTGACGTTGGAGAGACTGTCCTTCAAGTTCATCTACTAAGGCCTAATGTCACCCGCGGATTCATTTTCGATGAGGTAATCCCCTAACATTGCAAATTGCTATGACTATACCAACTGGTGGCATATTACATGATTGCAACTTTTACAGGTTATTCATGCATACGCATACATTAGCAATGTAGAGACTGATACTACATCAGTCGTATACCCAAAAGAAACGAGGAAGTTGTTAGGGCAAAGTGGGGGTATTATTCGCGGACGAGATACCAATTGGCTTGATCGCATAGTAAAGAAACTTGTAGGACACCGAAAGGTATGCGTGTTCCGCTTTCCTATTTCATAATCTGAAACTACATGCAGCATTTCATCTCGTCGATCCTGCAAAACTATATTTATATTGTGCATATCCGAATTATTACCTAACCTTAGACAACATAAACTTAACCGCAGGTACAAATCCCATTCAATGTACATGATTCCCACTGGCTTCTACTGGTATTGAATTTCGATAAGGAAGAGATTCAGGTCCTCAACTCTATACCACACCTTCGTGACGAGGCCAAGGAAACTAGCCTAACGGAGTCTATACAGACGTGCATCGAAGATGCAGTCAAGTGCGGCTTAGTACAAGCACGAGTGCCCATCAACATTTCTCAATGGAATAAAGTATGCTATACCAACATACCACAACAGACAGACGGGTACGTATTGCATTACAAATTATTTCTGAACTACTAAAGATTACTGAGCTTAAACTTCACATTGCAGCCATTCTTGTGGTGCATACACACTAAAATACATGTTGTCATGGGACGGGGAAAAGATGGCCCAAGATTTCACACGGGTGAGCAAAACACTAATTTTGTTTCCACTCTTGTAGTTACTAATTTTGCTACGCTAACATATGTGCTGCTATCATATTTAGTCACAGATACATATTTTCAGCTGGAAAATATTTTCAAGTCTGCTGCGTTCAGATCTAACCGGCTTCGGCTAGAATCCTATAAGAATCCAATAACGGTTAGTGCTACACAACCGGCATTTCGGTTCATCAATATTTAATCTTTCACGTTTGCACAATACAACTAACGCACCACTTTCTGCTCTACAGAAGACGGCCTACGAAGCAAGCATTGCAAAGCTTGTTCAACCCAATGCTGCAGACGATGATGTCCAGGAGATTAGCCCTCCAGATGCTGCCAACAACAAGGAGAACAGCCCTCCAGATGCTGCCAGCAAAAAAGATAACCCTCTACATGATGCTAGCAAATCCGAGACATCCGGCTGCCTAAAGCAGAAACGTGGACGCACAAGGAAGATTACGCCACCTAAACCTACTAGTCATGTCGCTGTGATAGAGCAATTTGCCACAAATGCAATCGCTGAACGTGTAGAGGGCAGAGCACGCAGGAAAACCCAACCAGGACGCCATACAAAGAGCCCATACAAGGAACTATGACGTTCATAAGGAGTGACAATTTAAAACGATATGTTCTTCAGTTTATGAGTGTACTTAATTATAAGATAAGTTATGGGTGACAGTAGTACATGCATGCTTCCTTAATTGTTCCTTGTATGATTCCTCAGTTTACGAGTGTACTTAATTGTTATAGATGGAGTGCATGAAGTATCATACCTTGTAGCTGCTCGTTTAGTTACTCCTTCTTTCATGTATTTCCATGGAATATATATGAACTCCGATACGATCAAGACAAAGATCCTGGATTGTTTAGACAAGGTTATGCCAAATATTCTACTAAACAATTGCAGAATACTTACTCAACATTTGGTGCAAAGAGGAGAACGTCCCAGtcatgagagagagaaaacaaatgtTACGTGGCTTTGAGTTGAAAAAATGCCTGACCTATGTAGCTTTGGGCAAGTATTCTGCTATGTTTCAGCTTGACACAATGACGATATCATTATCACCATCTGAATCACCCTCAGATGTTACATTTTGCGTTTTAGCCTGAATCCCACCATAGTTATAATGAAACATTGAACGCGAAATCATGTTCTAAGCCCTGCAAAAACTTTAAAAAGAAATCATGTTCTAAGAAACACAATTAACAAATTAGCAAATTCATCTTCGGTAACACAATGGAAAGTACAAAACTGGTCCCTGAAGAGTAAGGAATTCCAATAGTGCAAAGGTTCCAGCTCTATCCACTCAAAAAAATCCCGGAACACATATGCAACTATGTGCTGAAATCAAATGGTGACATGTTTGGCAGGAACAGGTGAAGGAGTTCATCTCCTGCGTGAAGGAAAAGGCTGCCTTGCCCAAACTTTGTTCCTAATTACCTAAGTTCTAGGTTGACCTGATCCTGCATGACAACTTGGCAAGTATATATCTTTCTCCTTTATTTTGTTTATCTTTTCCTTACAGAAAAAACGGACCCTAGGTCCTAGATGAGTTATTTGGTTCAGTCTAAATGGGTACAAGGAAGTATCCAGTTTGGTACTGATGTGCTACCGTAGCTGATGTGCATAGGCCTTTGCTTCTTCAAGCACACAAGCAGATCGCATAACAAAAGATTAGCTTGCTTTACGATGCTTCAAGCTAAGCAGTAGCTTCTCTTTCTGTATAATTGACTGTCACAATGTTGGTGACTTTTAAGGGCTAATAATTCAATCAAGCCTGATTGGTTAGTTAGCAAGCTTGAAACCTTCTACTTAAAGTCCTGATCAGCACAAGAAAACTGAGCCATCTAGCTCTATTTTGTAAAGCAGAAATCAGAATCACATCCAATCTGTGCCACACAACTGTCTGAGACTTTAGCCTGAACCACGACAACTATAACCATTAATATTCATAGAAAAGCAAGACTACCAAGTCTCGGTATCAATAGGTCATACCTTATGCTTAACAATCGATGGCGCGGATCCGGCCAACCAGcccggtcggcggcggcggggcgcgaggagagggaggggacgAGGAGCTGTCGGCCAAAGGTGGATGAACGGGGGCGCGGGGCCGGGACAGGGGAGTCCGGCGGTGGGGCGGGAGGCGGGCCGCGCCACCGGGACGGGTGGAGCCCGGGGGTGGGGGCGACGGAGAGGAGCGGGGGCGCGGTGTCGGGACAGGGGAGTCCGGGGGTGGGGGCGGAGGCGAGCCGCGCCACCGGACGGGTGGAGCCCGGGGGTGGGGGCGACGGAGAGGAGCGGGGGCGTGGGGCCGGGATGGGGGAGACCGGGggtgggggcggaggcgggccgCGCCACCGGGATGGGGGAGCCCGGGGGTGGGGTCGACGGGGGGCACGCAGGCGGTGGCGGGTCGGGCCAGAGGCCACGCCGGCGGGCCGGGGGAGGCCGGGGAGTGGGCTGAGCTGCGGTGCCGGAGCGGTTGCTGCATCGAGAGAGCGACGAGGGTGAGAGACTGGGAGAGGGAGACGGGGTAGTTGGTTTCGACGTGTTCACCGCGAACAGCAACAGGCAATCTTCTAattaagttaaaaaaaatcactaaTATTTCTTTATTTAAGTAATTTCCGGTACTTCCTGGTAATCAAATAGGTTGGACAACCATCGTAAAAGttgtataaaataaatactTTAAATTACTATCTTCatagtgggtagtaacatatatgtggtgtcatcCATGGTGTCATTTATTAAATTGTAGAGTCAGTTGCTTtggtttgtgtgatgttatggtaacatatctagttaccacaaACCTCTCTCTTCTCGTTAATAACATGTCACATCTTGCTTAGTTGGCACTTATGTTACAATCTTTCTTACTGTCGTGACTAGACTTATGCAAACGATGGTCCTTAACGCATCGCATGCCCCGACGCAAAACTTAATTATACTCGATCCCGTGCGGCAGTTCTTTTCCCCGGATGCAACACGCTGCTCTTCCGGAAAGGGCACCGCCGGTCTTATCCCTGCCCTGAGCAGTCCTCCTCTACCCTCCTGCCCAATTCCCTGAGTCCTGTCAGAGGTCACCGCCCCTCCAGCCGCCGGTCTCCTTCGTGTCCCCTCCAACTGATGTTCTCCCCCTGTGCAATTAGTCTTCGTGTGCCTGTTCAGGCCATGGCGATGACGAGACAGACCTGTACAATTAGTCTTTCAGGCCCCAAGCACAACCACTTGCAGCTAGTCAAGGTCTCATGGATGATAGAGCTGAGCCGCAGCTCGACCCGACGGACCCGTGGAGGCAGCCATGTCTAATTTCTGCAATTCGTGGTCATTAAAGACTTTTGAGTTCCTCTTTCAATATTCATGCTCTACAGGGAATCATCTTCAAGTTACTCTCTTCACACAGCCAGCATCACCACGAATTCATTTTTGCTTTTCCGGAGCTTCATAGTCGTCCATTGATGCTAGATCTGGAATGGTTAGTTCGAGATGTGAAGAAGAGAGGTAGGAGAAGGTGAGAGACACAGCCAGGAAGCCAGCAGGAGACGGCGTAGAAAATCCTGAAGAAAAATTATCCTACGAACGAAGGAAGACACGATGCACTGGACGATGCGTCTCATCAGGCTTACGTGGCGACTATGGGACGACTCCTAAGGCGAGCGCTGCGATCGGCCTAAGAGCCAGGAAAGGAAATACTTCGGCGCAGCGTCAAGAATCAAGATGGAAGACTCGAGAGCCAACCATGGAAGGACaacaagaagagaaaaggCATGCACATGTGGTCTGGTCATGTGAGTGAGCGCACCGTGCTGCTAAGAAATTGCAGTGCAAATACTGAGTGGAAgtgtagcatgcatgcattttgatTTTCAGCATGTTCACATGTCCCGAGCTGCCACTCTGCGTTAACAACTACTCGTAGGTGACTGGAAACTTTTGCTGAGGTTGCCATGACCCTGCTAGCTAACAAAGTGATCGGCCTCGAGCAGAAATAGGTATCCGCGATGCCACGGAATAATCTCCCTAGAAATAATGATGACTAGACGTTGCAACCACGCAGAGGAACTGCCGAGATCATGTGCCATGTTGTCTGAAGCGCTACTCGATCGGTCCAAGACATGCTTTTTTGATTCTGCTTGGACAGAAACCAAATACGCAACACTCCCGTCTAAAATGCATGAATGTGCATGCCTAGTACATTTTACTTTTTCAAAGGGCCTCGATCAGatggcctagctagctaggtagtaGGTGTAGTATATGGCATGCATGTGCTGAGATAACACCATGTTGCTTTCACCCTTCTTTTCTTGGTCACTTGATGGAGGTAATAAATAATCTTTCCAGCACATATGTTGCATTGAAAGCGAGAGCAGCTAACACTGCAGGTCCGTCACATCGCATTACATATGCGTACACAGTGAAAACACGGTCCCTTGTTAGGGCGATGGACGGTggtccatttttcttttcttggaaACTTGACCGATGCACCGCTACTCTATACTAGTATTATCTCAGTGCTAAGCTAGCGCTGTGGCTCGTGCGGACGCTACGACACGTAGCTTATTCCATCGATCTCAACTTCCTCAAGAGAGGAACCGAGCTAGCTAGGACAAAGAGTGCAAGACGTCAGAACACAGTGCACAAGGCATGTCAAGGTCAAGAGAGGAAACGAGCCAGCTCAGGGTGGCCCCGGCATGTTATAATCTTTTTCATGTCGTCTGCGGGAGCCACGTCCTACAGGCAGTCGAGATGGAAATATACTTTGGCGCAGCGTCAAGATGGAAGATTCTCGAGACTCGAGAGCCAATGAAGTCATGTGAGTGAGCGAGAAGCTGCTAAGAAAACTGCAGTGCATCCACGGAGTGGAAGCGTAGCATTTCGATTTTCAGCATGTTCATGTCCTGAGCTACCACTCTCCTCGGAAGAGTAACAGGAGTTAACAACGTGTAGACAAGAGGTTGCTGTGAGCGCATGTTCAGCATGTGAGATTGTGAGTGAGCGAAGCTGCTAAGAAATTGTGCAGTGCAGAGACGGGAGTGGAAATGTAGGTATAACTGGAAACTTTTGCTGAGGTTGCTGTGAGCGCTGGGTCGTGCTACGCTACGAGCCTACGGCAGACACTATTCAATCTCATTATCTCACTTTGTCAAGAGAGGAAACGAGCTACTTGCAGGACGTCAGGAATACAGTGCAGAAGGCATGTCAATGTCAAGAGAGGAAACGAGGTAGCTCAGGGTGGCCCCGGCCTGTTATGAGCTTTTTTCATATCCATATCCTCTTGGGGAGCTTACCTTTTGCACAAAACACATATTATTCGTTTAATCCGTTACAAATAAATTCTAACCCGAGTTTAAAGTGTTATCGACGTTTATGATTGATGGGGCCCATAAGTAAGTGTCAACATGGCATCTCGGTCTTGCCAACGGGGATCGAGGTGGACCAAAGAGGACCTCGGGGCAGCGCGGCGACACGGTGCCGCACGACACGGTCAAACACGCCGCGCGATCCCAGCGCCTGCGGAGGCGCACACCTCGTCCGTCGGCGACCAAGGGGCGTCCTGTGCGACCGcccgtcccccccccccccccccgccccacGGCCCCGCCGCATCGtgccgcgcctcgccgcccgtCTGCCCGCGTGCCTACGCCTGAGCCGCACCGCCGCGCATTGTCTCCTGCACGCCCGCGTCGTGCCGTGCCGTCCGCTCGGCGcgccgcgcctcgccgccccgAGGTCCCCTTCGGCCTGACCCAATCCATGCTGGTAAGGCCGAGATGCCATGTTGGCATTGACTTGTGGGCCCGTCGATCAGAAACGTCGTTAAAATACACCCGACGACGGGCCACATCCCGTACTCCTCCTAGTGATTGTCACGGGCACGATGGCTGCCCTGCTCCTGCTCGCTCTTCTGCTCCTGtccggagccgccgccatccgcgAGGACAAGGGGCCCCAGCACCTACTCGAGTTCCGGGGCATCGATTCCCCGCGCCACGGCCGGCACGCGTCCGACAAGCCCCCGATGACCCCCCAGGCCACGACGCTCACGCTCACGGGCCTGCTCTCCACCAGCGGCTGCGGGCGCTTCGCCGCCCTCGTCGCCGCGACGCCGAACGCGAGCGAGGTCCTCGAGCAGCGCTTCGCTGCCAACGCCGGGCTCACCGTCTTCTGCCCGGACGACGAGGCCGTGACCGCCTTCACGCCGACCTTCCACAACAACCTCAGCGCCGGCTGCCAGGCGGCGCTCCTCCTGCACCACGCCGTCGGGGCGCGCATCTccgaggcggcgctcgtgGCCGCGTGGCGGCCACGGCCAACGGGACGGTGCTCCCGACGCTGGCCGCAACCGCCATCGTGTTCCTGAacccgcggccgccgggcgCGGCCGTGGTGAGGAAGACGGCCCTGGACGAGgcccgcctcggcctcgccgtgCACGTCCTGGACGCCGTGATCGCGCTGCCGATCGCGGGGGAGGACAGGTGCGTGTGCGGCGGGTTTAAGGTGAATTGGCTGGGCCGCCTGTACTGCTTCCCGTCCTGGGCCGTGCCGTTCTGGGCCGTGCTTTCGGGCGCTGTCACTGGCTGCCTGCTGGGTGCTGggctatctttttttttttttaagaaagacCTGCTGGGTTATCTCGCCACGCACCAATGCGGGATTGTTGAACACTGAACAAGACCGAGGAGTAAGAAGAAACAATAAGGGCGCGCGTTGATGATCTCTGTTAGCAATCTGTTAGCAGTTTTACTACTCCGTAGCATATATCTTGATGCTAAGTACGTACTCTCTGTCAAGATTCTTAGCATATATCTTGATGCTAAGTGCCATAGCTAGTGATGCTTTGCATCATTCCATGGGCACTATATATGTTCGAACGGCCCGTGTGCCGGAGCTTTGCATTAGCTAATTAATGTAATCCATTTGCATGCGTAATGCACCAGAGTAATGAAACGGCATGCACCAGCTAGCCTTTCCGTATATAGATACACTCGATTTTGGTCCAGGATCGCTTTTGACTGTACTCGACTCAGACTGGACAGAAACCAAATTTTACTAGTTAAGAACCCGTGACTAAGAAAATTATAAAGGCATCAATTAAAGGAATGCTAGCTATCTCCAATTTTGCTCTGTATATTCTGCCTCCAGGTAACTATAGCGAGACACAAACATTTATACATTTCGAGAAAATGTGTTTGAACCTAGGCTCTCCTTACGTGCATCTCTGTTAAGAACTAAAGACGCCAAGCAGAAGCTCAAACTTCAATCTTTTAGTTTGGATCAACTGTGCATTAAATTGAAAAAATGGAGCATTGAAATAATTCCATATCCTGACCAAACTGTTCACAATTTGTATTGCAGCGCTATTGCTTGATTAAATCTAATCAGAAGGGTCACTGGGTCAGCCATTTAAAAATATAGAAACATCCATGTCAGCTAAATCATTGGTAAGGACAGCCTTATGCTCATAATTTTCAAAGTAGGAATTAAAATTTATCTTGGATGTGCATAATCTTACAGGACATATTTACTCAAACAATAATTCAGtttcgcccccccccccccccccctctctctctctctctctctagtctCAAGGTGACTACTCCAACACATACCAGATGTTGTagaggcaaaacaattaactGACCTGGAGAAGCATCAGCTGAAGAAGTTAGTAGTAGTCTCATCAGGAAGGAGTT
This is a stretch of genomic DNA from Brachypodium distachyon strain Bd21 chromosome 1, Brachypodium_distachyon_v3.0, whole genome shotgun sequence. It encodes these proteins:
- the LOC100846073 gene encoding uncharacterized protein PF11_0207; amino-acid sequence: MDSKSLLDEMDKKMHLEREEMDKKVSNERAAVDGVIKHERDNMDLKIKQIDAETDKKLTLDCQQMDIKVKQERALDHALKLERDKMVKEIKKIRKDMDQKLRQVRDEMDHTVQLEHAKMDSRNMQARADIDKKLQHDRQELDSKSLLEQVRMEAKMMQNRARIASKATTEQIQLHSPRPEEPVSYFLPELVMEFSVTVDGEISYSPKGYFGGRTGYMIVREPDVGVVDDGEPFACSWL